A genomic segment from Phragmites australis chromosome 6, lpPhrAust1.1, whole genome shotgun sequence encodes:
- the LOC133921001 gene encoding uncharacterized protein LOC133921001: MATAAATTRRPSGPVLSVAHYRSASPTRVKLASGGARSPGPSVSVSSSSSSGGARSRRTCMCSPTNHPGSFRCSLHKERRSRGGHGHKPTSPPSPSSSSPTASRLGASARRMGSALVRISAVEGGEWARRALAATVRPSPAAQHRRRVAGFRPRPSRLSTVSVAGDNDQ; the protein is encoded by the coding sequence atggcgacggcggcggcgaccacaAGGCGGCCAAGCGGGCCTGTTTTGTCAGTCGCACACTACCGCTCCGCGTCGCCCACGCGCGTGAAGCTCGCCAGCGGGGGCGCCCGGTCGCCGGGCCCGTCCGTTAGCGTttcgtcttcctcctcttcgggcGGCGCACGGAGCCGGCGGACCTGCATGTGCTCGCCGACCAACCACCCGGGCTCGTTCCGGTGCAGCCTCCACAAGGAACGCAGGTCCCGGGGCGGCCACGGCCACAAGCCGACCTCCCCGCCGTCCCCGAGCAGCTCGAGCCCGACCGCAAGCCGGTTGGGCGCGAGCGCGAGGCGGATGGGCAGCGCGCTGGTGCGGATCAGCGCCGTGGAGGGCGGCGAGTGGGCTCGCCGGGCGCTCGCGGCGACGGTGCGGCCGTCGCCCGCGGCGCAGCACCGGCGGCGCGTGGCCGGGTTCCGCCCCCGGCCGAGCCGTCTGTCCACCGTGTCCGTGGCCGGCGACAACGACCAATAG
- the LOC133921002 gene encoding uncharacterized protein LOC133921002, producing the protein MASASCCSPTAAVSRAPRSAAAPKKLTCLCSPTNHPGSFRCSRHRSPRGRAAPAAQGGEMGRPGRAAKGRSVRALLLQMISPSDRDRQRRRRGDFQPRPSRLRLMNM; encoded by the coding sequence ATGGCATCTGCATCGTGCTGTTCCCCCACCGCGGCCGTGTCCAGAGCGCCAAGATCTGCCGCCGCGCCCAAGAAGCTCACGTGCCTCTGCTCGCCGACGAACCACCCGGGCTCCTTCCGCTGCAGCCGCCACCGGAGCCCCCGCGGGCGGGCAGCGCCGGCCGCGCAGGGCGGCGAGATGGGAAGGCCGGGCAGGGCGGCGAAGGGGCGGTCCGTGCGCGCGCTTCTCCTGCAGATGATCAGCCCGTCCGACCGCGACcgccaacgccgccgccgcggggacTTCCAGCCTCGGCCCTCCAGGCTGCGCCTCATGAACATgtaa